A section of the Macaca thibetana thibetana isolate TM-01 chromosome 10, ASM2454274v1, whole genome shotgun sequence genome encodes:
- the LOC126964364 gene encoding transmembrane protein 74B has protein sequence MASPPGLELKTLSNGPQAPRRSAPLGPVAPSREGVENACFSSEEHETHFQNPGNTRLGSSPSPSGGVSSLPRSQRDDLSLHSEEGPGLEPVSRPVDYGFVSALVFLVSGILLVVTAYAIPREARVNPDTVTAREMERLEMYYARLGSHLDKCIIAGLGLLTVGGMLLSVLLMVSLCKGELYRRRTFVPGRGSRKTYGSINLRMRQLNGDGGQALVENEVVQVSETSHTLQRS, from the coding sequence ATGGCATCTCCCCCTGGTCTGGAACTGAAGACACTGAGCAATGGTCCTCAAGCCCCAAGGAGATCAGCTCCCCTGGGCCCGGTGGCCCCATCCAGGGAGGGTGTGGAGAATGCCTGCTTCTCCTCAGAGGAGCACGAGACCCATTTCCAGAACCCTGGGAACACGAGACTGGGCAGCTCACCCAGTCCCTCTGGGGGTGTCTCCTCACTGCCCCGATCCCAGCGGGATGATCTGTCCCTGCATtcagaggaggggccaggcctgGAGCCCGTGAGTCGCCCGGTGGATTATGGCTTTGTTTCCGCCCTCGTTTTCCTGGTGAGTGGGATTCTTCTGGTGGTGACAGCGTACGCCATCCCCCGTGAGGCTCGAGTCAATCCGGACACAGTGACAGCGCGGGAGATGGAACGACTAGAAATGTACTACGCCCGCCTAGGCTCCCACTTGGACAAGTGCATCATCGCAGGCCTGGGGCTGCTCACGGTGGGCGGCATGCTCTTGTCGGTGCTGCTCATGGTCTCCCTGTGCAAGGGCGAGCTGTACCGCCGGAGGACCTTCGTCCCCGGCAGGGGCTCCAGGAAGACCTATGGCTCCATTAACCTGCGCATGAGACAGCTCAATGGGGATGGGGGCCAGGCCCTGGTGGAGAATGAAGTTGTCCAGGTCTCAGAGACTAGCCACACCCTCCAGAGGTCTTAA